The sequence CTCGCCACATAAGGCACACAATTCTTAGTGTTCATTTACAGATGTTGCTTTAATGTTATCATGTGATTAGCAAAATAGTagagtagagaagggaaagagaaaagggtagTGAGAGGCATTAATGTCTGTGCCTGTGGGTTTGTAAACATCCTGTAGGTGAATcatggtgcgctgagatggtttggacgtgATGAGAATGAAcaagaatgaatttgtgaagagattGTGTGAAGGAAGGATCAAGGGGGGTTGGCATCAGTAGAAGACTACCAGTGAAGTGGATCAATAAGGTCAGCGAATATTAGAgtgagagttggaagtagcaggattgagtgctgagagggagtgccaaaacagggagagatggagacttctgccatggccatcccctggttgGAAGTTGCAGAGAGAGATACCGTATTTTGTGGCATAGAACGCGCACCTTTTTCATTTAACAAATGCCAGAAAGTTACCCCTGAACGGTATACACCAAAggtacagtcacctctcgattaacgcgagggttacgttcctggagatgtcgcgttatttaaacataatttccccattggaaacaatggtaataggggggttacattcctggacactgggaaagtctgcctattttggggattttgctACTCTAACcttgaaaaaaaattattaatacATTAATGGCTCACGGAAACAGCAAGGGCGCACGTTTTCATTTTgtttaaatttgttcttcacccACACCGGCCACCGGCCCTCCTCACCCCACGCTCCCGTCACCGGCCGCTCCCCTCACCTCCGCCACTCCGCCtcgcttgcctccttcctcttcctttgactgcCCATGCTGTTGGTGACAAGGATGACTCCTTTGAGTtggagttttctaaagaaagattTGCTGCATTGCATTTGTGAGTTGCTGACACAACAAAGACGCGTCCTCGCACTCACCATCATCGCTTTGTTGATGCGTCGCTGGTCGTCGTCGTCTGCCAGGTCCTTgtcccgctctccctcctccctcctcaccacgtctttccacctcctgtgaggaggtggaaggacaaGGTGGGGAGggcggagggagggggtggggggggacggCAGCGGCGACCGGTGACGCATCaacagggtggtgatggtgagtgcgAGGACGCGtctttgttgtgtcagtgacttgcAAGTGTggtgtagcaattctttctttagaaaactttaacttgggggagttatctttgtcaccaatagcatgggtggtcgggggaagaggagggaagcaggtgaggtggggtggtggaggtgagggaagtgGCTGGTGGCGGGGGCttggggtggggaggggcggtggcgggtgtgggtgAGGAGCAAATTTGAGTAGAGTGGGagcgtgtgtttttgttgtttccgtgacctactaatgtattaataatgtttcatTGATGATGTCATCGATGaaattaagtatatatatatatatatatatatatatatatatatatatatatatatatatatatatatatagacccaCCACAGTCCCCAGCAAATTCCTCCAAAATTTGAGCAACTGCAAttctcattagtcgatctctgccAGGACCTccctcaccacaccacacaccccaccccctgCTCAGGGGGGACAGTAAACTAGCAGGCAACAAAAATCGCAGCAGGAAAAGGTAGGGCTCAAACTAACTCCTGCCAGCGCCGAGCTATCAGAGCTGTGAaggtgagaggtgtgtgtgtgtgtgtgtgtagaggtgatagtgtgtgtgtgtgtgtgtgtaagcagttTTAACATCACGTTAAAGGAAAGTCGCATTTTAAACGTGTAAAACAAGAGGTACTTTTACTTGTACATCACAGTACACATGAACATGTTTGCACACAAAGGTATGTTATTTACCAGGCAAGTCTTAAACACTTTGCTTGTTCCAGGCAAGGGACGATGCCATAGGGTGAAGGAGTGAGTCCAGGCGCCACAGCTCCAGTGTCTGTGGCTGCTGCTGGCCCTCCTGTTCCTGTCATCACCCTTGGgcaaacaccaccagcaccacttgCCCAGCCTTGCTTCCATATCCTGAGGAGCTCTGATATCAGGAATGATTATTTTTTATAATtacatttgcattattttttaaaTAATCTCACTAATGCAACCTGAAGCTTTAGGTTTAAAAGGTCTTTTGacatttaattatatttttaagCTTTACTCATTTGTCTTGCAAATGCATTTTGAAGCTCTTGTTGAAATCCAATCTTTATTTCCTAAGTAATGGGAAAAATtttaaataacttttttttatttttttagcatgtATAGTGTAAGTGGGATTTGCTAGTCTCTAATTTTTAATGGATACCAAATTTTTAATGCCAAACATGCAGCACACTAAATACGAGACATGGTTTCTGTTGTCAATTTATGGTTAAAGTTTGTTAAACTTCTAACTTTCTAAGGACATGTACACAAACTATTTGTATCATTaacccttttcctccactttgtgCACATTATTCCCATTAGTGCTTGTATCAAGGATTGACCTAACCTAGAAAATTTAGTTGATACAAAAATGAAACCTTGAGCAACACGCTGATCAATCTTTACATTTGACAAACATATTTTAACGCCTCACCTCTACTTTCCACTTAGTTTTCCTGAGATAGTACTTGTTGGAATGCTGCGTACAGAGCCACAAAATTCCCCTACATGCCTGCTGCCTTCGTGCATTACTAACCAGCTTTTCAGGTGCCTTGTTAGTAGCCCTCATGCATGCCGTGTCGAGCTTGTGGTAGAAGGTAACTGTGAAAAACTGTGTAAACCCTTAATTAACATTGGGAAAGTATTCATGCATGTGTTCAGTTTGGTTCTGCCACAGCCTGGACAAAGGTGTGCAACGAGGGACTAAAAACAGCCACACAGCTTCTTACAGCACTATGGACTTCTCTCATTGTGCTGTCCTTATCCAACATTACTCCTTATGCTGTGCACCATCACTGCTGCCACTATGATCCAGATCCATGCTGTAAAGGGAAACACACAGGTGACTTGGGGTGGAGGAGCTGGTGGGGGGTATTGAGGGCTATCTCCCCTTAATGACATAAAACAAGTGACTTTTCCAGCCAACTTGTGCATTtccttcaagaggagagtatcgagacacctctcctcctgaaactgacctctcttttggccatttctAAACTTTTTTATAGGAGTaatgattagcaggcttttttttctctttcttgagctgcttcctttactttaaaaaaaataaaaaataaaaaattaacttCATACCTCTTACCCGTACTCATTCTCTTTGGCATGATACAACTACCACACTGCTGCAGACTCATTCAGTATCAGCCtagcccttcctactcttctCGCTTAGCTGGTGATGGTGACGGGACCAGGAAGACAGCAAAGGAGAGATCACTATTTTAGGGTTAAAACAAGTAATGGTGCTATAATGTTTTGGTAAAATAACGGTGCTACTCCTAGTTTTTATATAAGAAGTAAGACAGATTGATAAAGCACGGAAGTTTTAGCTGTTACTTctacatcattatatatatatttccattttttttttttttttttttttttttttttttttttcatggtaatTTATCATGCATGTTCTGTTTGCAAGTCACAAATGAATAAAAACTACAGTGAATGGAAATGTGCCTTACATAACCTACAAGACAAAGACTGCAAGAAGAATAGAGGAGGCTGATGAAAATAAgggtaaaaggaaagagaaaagtaataatCTAAATTAATGACTTCAGCAGGAATAACAGACAGATTCAACTTGTACAAATTTGTGCTGTCAACACTGTAATGCAACTCATGGATGGTTTGCTTGGTTTTGGGTCCATGCAGGTGCCAGGTAGCATAAGAAGGCTCTCTCTACAAATACTTGGAAATCTCCTGTACAGTATACCTATGTAATTGTTTAAATTTCTGCATGTTTATATAAAAACTGAGACTGATAGCAGTTTAAGCTGAGGGGTTCATCTTGGTAAATGATAGTGTCTACAAGAGGAAAGGTGGACTTGAAAAAAGGACTTATGAGACATTTAGGAACCAATTATTTTCTAAGTTCAGGACTGTATTTGTGGGGCTGCCTGGCTATTACCTGGGCATGTTGAGGGTCTTGGCGGGGCCGAGGGACAGCACGTCACTGACTCCCCACTGCTGCAGCGTCATGTGGCCGTTGCGCAGGTTCTCCAGGGTGAGGATGGGCACGCCCACCACGCCTCCTGCACCCCTGTTCTGCAGGTTggtgagaggcaggaaggagCGGATGCCCAGGGCCGCCATGCGCTGCACGTTGACGGGGCTGCGCAGGTCCACCAGTGGGATGGCCATGTCCCCGGCGGAGAGGTGCAGCTGGTGGAACTGCTGGTAGTGGTGCTGCTGGCCCTTCTGCGTGGAGAAGCCCGCTGTGCACAGGTGGCACTTGAAGGGCATCctggcctgctgctgctgctggtgcacGCGACTGTGGTCCGCTAGCAGGCTGGCCGTGGGGAAGCCGCAGTCACACTGGTGGCACTTGTGCCGCGTGCCCTGGGCCCCCGAAGCAGGCACATCCTGCGTCAGGTCCACGGTAGGGGGGTGGGGAGGCCGCTCCACACTGCTGTTAGACACGTTGCCTCGCATAGTGGGGGCCTGGAGCACCACGAAGTCGTCTCTGTCTTGCTCCTGCCCTGCCAAGGACAGGTTCAACGCCTGCGCTGTCAGCAACTGCCGGCCATCCCTTTCGCCACTGCCATCTTGCCGCTCCCCAGCCGCAGGCATCACAGTGATGCCCTGTGAAGCCAGTGAGTTGGTCACAGCAACCGCCTTAGGGCTGTTGCGGCCACCCTCCTTGATGGCAAAGACGTGCACACTGGTCCGCTGGCTACCAGAAGTGGCAGAACCGCTCTGAGCATTGGAGATGACAGGCAACCTGTCGCTCCTATTGGCCACAGCAATAATCTGACACTTGTCATTCTTGATGTCCCTGTGGCTCGCAGTCTTGCTGGGGGAGTGGCCGGCTGCCCTGAGCATCTGCCGCTTGCCGCTCTGCTGTGACGGGGCATCGGGGCACCCACTGGGGTACATGGTCTGGTGTATGCCCCTACGTTCCACCAGGGCTGGCATGAGCAGTGATTGCAGGATGGAGGAAGCAGGGGGGTGCCCTGGCCCAAGGGTGGGCTGGAGGTGGGCAGCCTGGTGCAGGGAGGGCTGCCCCACATGGCCAGTGAGAGGGGGTCTGCCCTGGACACGTGGGGGCGGGCTGGGGGGGTACTGGATACGCAAAGTGGGTGGCAGGGGAGCACACAAGGGCCTGGGCATGTTGGTGCTGCCAATGCTAGTGCTGGGCAGGTCAGGGTAGGCTGCGGCACCACTGTAGCTTGCTGCCTGGGACCACTGGCTGCCATGGCGGCTCATCATGCCACTCACGCCGGCCTggctggtggtagtgttggtgacgGAAGAATTGGCACCCCTGGCCCAGGTGCCCCCTTCACTAGCATTCTCCGCTGCTGTGGCTGCGGCTATCCGCGGTCCAGACTTGTAATCGGTGAACCAGCTAGCAGTCGGGTAGGACTCAAATTGAGCCTGGTAAGCCCGCGAGTTATCCCTGGAGTCGCCTGCACCCTCGTAGTTGAGCTCCTGCTCCCCAAGCTCGGGGTTGAAGCCGCTGTTGCTGCCGTCACTTTGCTCGCCAGCCTCAGGGGCCTCCAGGTAgccctcctctcctttgtcctGCTCCTGCTGGTACTCCTGGCCCTCCTGatggtactcctcctcctttcctttgtcctcctcctccctcccctcctcctcgcaGGGCTCAGCTTTCAGACCTTCTTGTTCCTGAAAACTGTTTGGGGTGTCACTCATGCCCTCTTCACTCAGGATCTTGACCTCCCTGCGCTTACGACCGCGGCCACGACCCACCTTGGAGTTTTTGAGCTTCGGTTTGTGGGGTGAACTTTTTTTCCTTGACTCCACCTTGACCTTGGCCTTCCTCAACTGGTACTGCGAGATTTGCCTGAGGTGCACTCGCAGGCTCCTCTCACGCACGTGTCCTTGGTGGTGCGCCTGAAACTCCTTGTGGCTGGCGAACTGGCTGATGCAGCACAGCACGTCCTGCTCCTGCTTGGTCCCCAGGTCATCATGCCCGACCAGCATGTCCAACTCCAGCTGCTCCTTACTGCCCTGGGCCTCCCCCGAGGATCTGCTGGCCTGCCCTTCACTCTCTAGTGCTGCCTTCATTTTCACCGCTACCTTGCCTTCCAGACCTCTTTGTTCCTTAAAACTGACTGGGGTGTTACTCATGCCCTCTTCACTTATAATCTTGGCCTCCCTACCCCTAGACACTCCAAGCTTTCTGAGAGACAGCCGCAGACTCCTCCTCTGTGGTAAGCCTTCAATTCCCTGTGATTGGAAAAATCCTTGATGTGGCAAAGCATCCACCACACCGTGCCATGCTGGCTGCAAGTCAGGAACACCTTGCATGGGGCTGccttggtggtgggtggtggtggtggtggtggtgcatacaGTGGGATGCATCCCATTAACTGAAAGAGTTGTACTAGTGATAAGGACTTAAGAAGCCAGTGACTTCCCAAACAAACTCATGCACTTAACTCAAGCTTCTTACCTTTTTCTACTCATGCCAGTGCTCTACAGCCTCTACTCATTTCAACTCTTCCCCTCTACTCAATTCAACTCATTATCTTGAGCAACAAGCAACAGGCCACACCTAACTATAACCCTAAAGAACAAGTGAGTCCCACACCATGTATAACCTCGTGCTTGTTCTCTCCACCCACAACTGTTCTCACGACTCATTCTCTCAAGGAACAAGAGACTCCCTCAACATATATAGATTCAATCTTATGTCCTTCCACAACTGCATTCTTTGGTATTACACAGCCCAGGTTTGGGAACTAATGAATCCTTTACAGCAGTTAGCCCTGAGCAAGCCTGCTGGCATACACCTGCTCATCCATACTCACCTCGCCCTCACTTCTACACTAAAATATGCCTCCACTTACCCTAACACTGCCATAGCCACCCTCACATCCACACAACATCCCTTACACACTGTCACacatatctctccttctctaaacacTGCCATAATGTCCCCTTCATATCGCTAAGGTTCCTCTGGAGAACCGTACATCTGAGGCTGAGGAAATGCTAACAAGAGATGAAGGAAGCACAGAATAAATAACATCCAAAGACTGAAAGTGGCGCATGCTACCATAGATGGTTTCATCTTAAAAGAAGCTTGAGACAAACAATTTCTTAAAAGGAAATAGAGCCAACCATAAGTTTTGTGGGGACAAAATGGAGCAACAATGCTAATGTCCTggggtttttttttacagtaggtAAAGTAAGCAGATCAAGGGGAACAAAACCAGGAAACAAAAAAGACCACTAAGTGAGGTTCCAGCAAAAGAACATAATTAGTACAAGTGGACAGAAgtgagagtatcaagacaccaacTCCTGCTGATGCACAACTTTTCAAGCTTCTACATGGAGTACTGTATTACGCCAGATTTTTTAACAtcatattagtatttattaataGTTATATGGCTAGTTTGCCTTTTTAATTCCATTTTTGGGATGAAGTTATAGTCTAGTACAAATATGAAGTCCTTTAGGGTGAGCCCCGTGCCTCTCCCCAGCGTTGACGCATTATTTATGAAGAATAAAATTTCCTGGCACTTCGAATGGTGAAtcaaatttcttttttttttttcatcatcatttcatcgatgcctcctcataggagctcccaccaggggatggccacggcagaagagttttcatctttctctatctgggcactccctccttgcctgctcagatTTCTCCaagatctttcacccctctccctaacctactcttgcaccctatctctccatttcactggaggtcatcctctagcattccctccctctatctcactcacatacacccttctggtcatctcactctcctccattcactctatgtggccaaaccactttaaagtcttcttccaccactccacacttcttcccttcacctgcatgacacattccaaaatgctcatacaccctttcattactcattccatccattctactcacaccacatgcactcctcaaataacttatTTCTTCTGCCTGaatctagacctctgactttcattccaggcccatgtttcacttccatatgtgagggttggtactattattgtatttctcaaatccctctttacctccatgctcacacttgtcattcatgattcgtcccaaagaccgtaccacccttcttccttgcaattcattttctcttgtctctctctctctgtaccaccatgcttacacataactgatccaaggtacttaaactcattgacctcctccatttcttcaccattcaaaattattttgcattctttttcacattcaattcccactctatatgggcatacaaaatctacaacctcacttctactctgctcacaaaccatcactttactcttgttgacatttactttcagctttctccttatacagacactatcaaaaacactgaccaaattttgtaagactttcattttctgcaatgagcactgtgtcatcagcaaacaggactaaattcatcacccacttccttccctcagcatacatttatactccaacttccccaactttcctcttcatttctctcatcaCACCACCCATattaaatattgaacaaccatggtgacatgacacacccttacctttagcccacttttatctcaaaatgttcacttgtttctccactaattttgacacatccagatgcatcctcataaagactttattgcattaagaCAAGAAGTACTTACAAGGATCTgatcaatctccttagctactcTACCCTCACATAAGATTCTAGTTAAGATTGTTTTTAAAAGCTTATTTAAATCAGTGTTCTCATGTTTGAGCAAtgttccaagtttttttttttccaataaatCTATTGTAGTTAtgccatttttttcctattcttcacttgtgccatttttacctgtgccattaaTACCGTTCACCATACTTTACACGTCTTCACCTGGGTCGACACGTGGAGGAAGACCGGTAAATCTACACGTTTGTTCCGCACCAGACTACCTTTTACGCCTTCATGATGTTGAGGAACGCGCAGAATAATAATTATACGCCCGCGGTGCCACGGTTACCGTCCCTGACTATGAAActgtgggcctgggttcgaatcccagcctgaGCAGTCGGCGGGCAACCCATCCAGCTGTTGAGCCTTCCTTTCGAAATGGTcaataaataggtacctgggggaacctgggaaggtaaactgttggAGCAGGATTCCCAATGGCCCTGTGCCGGGCTGAGGGTTGTTCCGCCACAGCCAAAGGGCCAAtgagacgaagatgagcaccgccgccacgcgcagcttaccgtttgctcccaactttacatttcaaccaaagttgccagattgtcttactcagcctcttatatttaccgacttccgacccaaaaactgtctcgtggacccaaATAAGgaaattcacttataattatcgttaaagagttaattcctgatgtttcttggcaatagttaagcatcagaaaccggtaaataccatgctctgagtacgacaatctggcaacggtgattttAACCATGATATGAAGGGGACAGAGCTTATTATAGGAACACTAAAACACACCAGCAGGTTTCGTGTGATGAGGTTGAGGGGTGGAGCGTGAACCACTCGGCCACGTGGCGTCTGGGGCGAGGCGGCTCAGTACAgcacatttgacagggtttttgaaggggtttggggcatttccagaggtacatttatgaccctggtggtagtttgacccctcttctgtaccttaaacgtgaaaaacacccatgaaaacccgattaaactccattttagcctttggaaatatatgacatgaggtggaagcgtctgtgAATACCGATCCTGTGAGGTCGGTatttctcacatcaacaatttctagaGGCCAAAAGGTCTAATAAgtctttttttaggttcatggtacagaataagggtcaaactaccaccagggtcataaaagtagccCTGCAAATACCCACatatcctaggaaagccttgttaaatatgtgtacttgaacgcagaaatgtttaagaatacggccatcATCGGGGTGTCTAGTGTGGCcagcctgacctgacctcctcACGACCCTCTCGACACACCTGACCTCCGGGGCGGCCTTCCACACCCCGTAAGATTGAATGATTAAACACACCTTGTCGCCGGCTGTCCCCCGTGGCCGCCCGCTCCGCCATTGTCTGACTCACGTGTCTGCCGCCGAGCACCCGAACCCGAAGGACAGTCTTCCTTTTTGACAAGACCTTTTGAATTTTTTTATCTTACTCATGTATGCATATATCAAGGCCCTCTAGCCCCTTCCTTTGTGACCaagaaggaaatatgtaaagaatggaaaggctatcaatcataattttcagaaatttgtaATTTGTGATCAGAAAatatattatacggataacatgaataggctacggccacgtgagcctaccTCGTCAATCAGTGTTTCTCAAAATAATctcctgctcttattcaactcagcagctccattgttcaagtgctgaacatacaatagttactcagccactctacactgtccactgtcaagcacaaaacggtcattaaaggtgatatagcggcaaaggtcgacgtCACAGGTCCTATACGCGTCCCGCGTCGCCTGCCattctccccgtcataatacagaaggCGCATaatacatactcaccactgtcaccagacataagttcacttggtgcc comes from Eriocheir sinensis breed Jianghai 21 chromosome 49, ASM2467909v1, whole genome shotgun sequence and encodes:
- the LOC126981808 gene encoding uncharacterized protein LOC126981808, with translation MAIDTGWGASSLASTRRRGRRRRGVNGMHPTVCTTTTTTTHHQGSPMQGVPDLQPAWHGVVDALPHQGFFQSQGIEGLPQRRSLRLSLRKLGVSRGREAKIISEEGMSNTPVSFKEQRGLEGKVAVKMKAALESEGQASRSSGEAQGSKEQLELDMLVGHDDLGTKQEQDVLCCISQFASHKEFQAHHQGHVRERSLRVHLRQISQYQLRKAKVKVESRKKSSPHKPKLKNSKVGRGRGRKRREVKILSEEGMSDTPNSFQEQEGLKAEPCEEEGREEEDKGKEEEYHQEGQEYQQEQDKGEEGYLEAPEAGEQSDGSNSGFNPELGEQELNYEGAGDSRDNSRAYQAQFESYPTASWFTDYKSGPRIAAATAAENASEGGTWARGANSSVTNTTTSQAGVSGMMSRHGSQWSQAASYSGAAAYPDLPSTSIGSTNMPRPLCAPLPPTLRIQYPPSPPPRVQGRPPLTGHVGQPSLHQAAHLQPTLGPGHPPASSILQSLLMPALVERRGIHQTMYPSGCPDAPSQQSGKRQMLRAAGHSPSKTASHRDIKNDKCQIIAVANRSDRLPVISNAQSGSATSGSQRTSVHVFAIKEGGRNSPKAVAVTNSLASQGITVMPAAGERQDGSGERDGRQLLTAQALNLSLAGQEQDRDDFVVLQAPTMRGNVSNSSVERPPHPPTVDLTQDVPASGAQGTRHKCHQCDCGFPTASLLADHSRVHQQQQQARMPFKCHLCTAGFSTQKGQQHHYQQFHQLHLSAGDMAIPLVDLRSPVNVQRMAALGIRSFLPLTNLQNRGAGGVVGVPILTLENLRNGHMTLQQWGVSDVLSLGPAKTLNMPR